One part of the Bacteroidia bacterium genome encodes these proteins:
- a CDS encoding FadR/GntR family transcriptional regulator, translated as MAILFENGSGKIFKEISWARPSEKIIDQIRTMIREGQLKPGDKLPPERKLVEQFGVGRGHVRDALKKLEFYGILKTFPQNGTVVAGLGVKALEGLISNVLQIEDPDFHSLVETRLMLEVKAVSLAAERRTEEDLTQISNALSEFGKKVEMEDAGVEEDLIFHLKIAEASKNSVLRSLSMIIFPDMVKYSQKLDICGDGRFRQSLTEHHEILEHIYAKDPEKAANAMRLHLDDMLDKGSI; from the coding sequence ATGGCTATTTTATTCGAAAACGGATCTGGCAAAATCTTCAAAGAAATTTCCTGGGCAAGACCTTCAGAAAAAATAATTGATCAAATCAGGACCATGATTAGAGAGGGTCAATTGAAACCTGGAGATAAATTGCCTCCAGAGCGGAAATTAGTTGAGCAATTTGGAGTTGGAAGAGGGCATGTTAGAGATGCTCTTAAGAAGTTGGAATTTTATGGAATCCTAAAGACCTTTCCTCAAAACGGGACAGTTGTTGCAGGCTTGGGAGTAAAAGCCCTTGAAGGATTGATTTCGAATGTGCTGCAAATTGAAGATCCCGATTTTCACTCTTTGGTAGAGACACGTCTGATGCTGGAAGTAAAAGCCGTAAGTCTTGCTGCGGAAAGAAGAACGGAGGAAGATTTGACTCAGATCTCAAATGCATTATCAGAGTTTGGTAAAAAGGTAGAAATGGAGGATGCAGGGGTAGAAGAAGACCTGATATTTCACCTGAAAATAGCTGAAGCAAGTAAGAATTCAGTCCTGAGATCACTCTCCATGATCATTTTTCCTGACATGGTAAAATATTCTCAAAAACTCGATATATGTGGAGATGGACGCTTCCGTCAATCCCTTACGGAACACCATGAAATCCTTGAACATATCTATGCAAAGGATCCGGAGAAAGCAGCAAACGCTATGCGTTTACACCTCGATGATATGCTTGACAAGGGTTCTATCTAA
- a CDS encoding PKD domain-containing protein: MKNLLTKLNRSVILMMSLFLALGLNVACEGETPEPEPDPSTVVAAFSAQVDADNSLTYAFTNTSVVNGITNRTFTSSWDFGGNGTSTEENPSHTFTEEGTYEVKLTVTASDGVMGTATETIMVTAPKNRFAVITDTKGDDTGELRLAVDSIQNGKVTFMYRVAEGPVDMDIQDAFINVTGSSTSGRNSIVEVRLKDNAEHAFREGASDATIAAANFPDGVADTWVEVEVSWTSDGTNTPLYTVIIGGQTVITDAPSTTRDPNNADQVAEHLGTVIDGARNFQWKYASNSAVSDGVYHVDDIKVYNDGVIVFEDDFQGRVKGDDLNPDVNLDSPYHPNSSDATVGEDE, from the coding sequence ATGAAAAATCTATTAACTAAATTAAATAGGAGCGTCATTCTCATGATGTCCTTGTTTTTGGCACTAGGCTTGAATGTTGCCTGTGAAGGGGAGACTCCCGAACCTGAACCTGATCCATCTACGGTTGTTGCTGCTTTCTCAGCACAGGTTGATGCGGATAATTCTTTGACATATGCCTTCACCAACACCTCTGTTGTAAATGGAATCACGAATAGAACTTTCACTTCTTCCTGGGACTTTGGTGGAAACGGAACTTCTACTGAAGAGAATCCTAGCCATACTTTCACCGAAGAAGGTACGTATGAAGTAAAATTGACTGTTACTGCATCCGACGGAGTAATGGGTACAGCTACTGAAACAATCATGGTTACTGCACCTAAGAACAGGTTTGCTGTAATCACTGACACCAAAGGTGATGATACAGGCGAACTTAGATTAGCTGTTGATTCTATCCAAAATGGGAAGGTGACTTTCATGTATAGAGTAGCTGAGGGTCCAGTAGATATGGATATTCAGGACGCCTTTATCAATGTTACAGGTTCTTCAACTAGCGGTAGAAACTCTATTGTCGAAGTAAGACTAAAAGACAATGCAGAACATGCCTTCCGTGAGGGAGCTTCCGATGCGACCATTGCTGCTGCTAATTTCCCGGACGGAGTAGCTGACACATGGGTAGAGGTTGAGGTAAGCTGGACTTCTGATGGTACCAATACTCCTTTATATACTGTGATAATAGGTGGGCAAACAGTAATTACGGATGCGCCTAGTACAACCAGAGATCCTAACAATGCTGATCAGGTTGCTGAGCACTTAGGAACTGTCATAGACGGTGCTCGTAATTTCCAATGGAAGTATGCTTCAAATTCAGCGGTCAGTGATGGCGTTTATCACGTTGATGATATAAAAGTATATAATGATGGAGTTATAGTTTTTGAAGATGATTTCCAGGGAAGAGTAAAAGGTGATGATCTAAACCCAGATGTTAACCTTGACTCTCCTTATCATCCAAACTCTTCAGATGCTACAGTAGGGGAAGATGAATAA
- a CDS encoding T9SS type A sorting domain-containing protein: MNVHRLSFLIFSLFGVYFTHGQNSSQLIYLDQGELTYVPFAMQGQSNEVNTIPDFSYAGYMGGGVSLPTNIPIAATVSPEEGEDARRIQAAIDLIEALEPDQNGFRGVVLIKAGHYSLENILTIRASGVVLRGEGQGLNGTVLHSNPRISHNVISILGAGGVNKDPASEQAITTEYVPVGSYSFEVADASNYTVGDKILLTRTPNQAWIDELGMDQSSLCQGSSGCNGWTPGSYVIDHERMITAIDGNTISIDIPIVDVMEVAYGGGTISKIQSSRRISQCGVENMRIQSFYNSNSDESHAWTAVRISAAEHSWVKQVTGQYLAYSTVNIDDANFISVQDCAYIDPKSQVTGGRRYSYAIQEGIGNLFQRCYAIDGRHDFVTGSRVTGPNVFLDGLAESAESDIGPHHRWATGTLFDNIRGGSTRVWNRGSSGTGHGWSGAQTMFWNISSYKGEFRVDSPPGSMNWGIGCIGTNQTGAGYWESWGTNVQPRSLYLQQLKDRLGESAVDNVVIPEQKSGEIYDLLANWAGQGNFSDGGFSGDIPNVSFINLTSAIDVSSWEGGDIQVAATDRDGSIQDVKLLINGEPIGKDEEAPYIFTDVTTTIQNLSHEIHYLQTIATDNDGNTNLTRVAIIGGDPPPPPPMEEEERLEIRVFPNPTPNKELTIEMKEMGFYTVRIFDLSGRKIDQFTFEGIDYQFIGNNIAAGIYILEIQHQDEILFKEKLMIR, encoded by the coding sequence ATGAATGTTCATCGATTATCTTTTCTAATATTCAGCCTTTTTGGAGTCTATTTTACTCATGGACAAAATTCTTCTCAATTGATCTATTTGGATCAAGGTGAATTAACTTACGTTCCATTCGCCATGCAGGGGCAATCAAATGAGGTCAACACGATTCCCGATTTTTCTTATGCTGGTTATATGGGGGGAGGCGTTTCTCTTCCTACAAATATTCCAATTGCAGCTACAGTTAGTCCGGAGGAGGGAGAGGATGCCCGAAGAATTCAGGCCGCTATAGACCTGATTGAAGCGCTCGAACCTGATCAAAATGGATTTCGAGGAGTAGTATTGATTAAAGCTGGGCATTATAGTTTAGAAAACATTCTGACCATTAGAGCCTCTGGAGTTGTATTGAGAGGTGAAGGGCAGGGCTTAAACGGAACAGTTCTTCATTCCAATCCCCGAATTTCTCATAATGTAATCAGCATTTTGGGGGCAGGGGGTGTTAATAAAGATCCTGCATCTGAGCAGGCAATCACAACAGAGTACGTACCGGTTGGATCTTATTCTTTTGAGGTTGCGGATGCCTCGAACTATACGGTTGGAGATAAAATTCTGCTCACTCGAACACCAAACCAGGCCTGGATCGATGAATTAGGTATGGATCAGTCAAGCTTATGTCAAGGATCCAGTGGGTGTAATGGCTGGACACCAGGCAGTTATGTTATTGATCATGAACGAATGATAACAGCGATAGATGGAAATACTATTTCCATAGATATTCCCATAGTTGATGTTATGGAAGTAGCTTATGGTGGTGGGACAATTTCAAAAATTCAGTCATCAAGGCGAATCAGCCAGTGCGGCGTTGAAAACATGAGAATCCAATCTTTTTACAACAGTAATTCGGACGAATCACATGCCTGGACCGCGGTAAGGATAAGCGCCGCGGAACATTCCTGGGTAAAACAAGTAACCGGTCAATACCTTGCATATAGTACGGTCAATATTGATGATGCTAATTTTATAAGCGTTCAGGATTGCGCTTATATTGACCCCAAGTCTCAAGTTACAGGAGGTAGAAGGTATTCTTATGCAATTCAAGAGGGAATAGGCAATTTATTTCAGCGATGTTATGCTATAGATGGGCGACACGATTTTGTGACGGGATCCAGAGTCACAGGGCCAAATGTCTTTTTAGATGGCTTGGCGGAGAGCGCCGAATCGGATATCGGCCCTCATCACAGATGGGCAACTGGAACCCTCTTTGACAACATTCGAGGAGGTTCTACAAGGGTCTGGAATAGGGGGAGTTCAGGCACTGGACATGGATGGTCAGGTGCTCAAACCATGTTTTGGAACATATCATCATACAAGGGAGAGTTTCGGGTAGATAGTCCGCCTGGTTCAATGAACTGGGGCATTGGCTGTATAGGCACGAATCAGACCGGTGCAGGATATTGGGAAAGCTGGGGGACTAATGTACAGCCGAGGAGTCTTTATCTCCAGCAATTGAAGGATCGTTTAGGGGAAAGCGCAGTTGATAATGTTGTGATACCTGAGCAAAAATCCGGGGAAATTTATGATTTGCTGGCGAACTGGGCTGGTCAGGGAAACTTTTCAGATGGAGGCTTTAGTGGGGATATACCCAATGTGAGTTTTATAAATCTCACCAGCGCAATTGATGTGTCAAGCTGGGAGGGAGGTGATATTCAAGTAGCCGCGACAGATCGTGATGGAAGCATTCAAGATGTGAAGCTGCTTATCAATGGCGAACCCATTGGGAAAGACGAGGAAGCACCCTATATATTCACGGATGTAACTACTACGATTCAGAATCTTTCTCATGAAATTCATTACCTGCAGACCATTGCTACAGATAATGATGGTAATACCAATCTTACTCGAGTGGCTATTATAGGAGGAGATCCCCCACCGCCACCACCCATGGAAGAGGAAGAACGCTTGGAAATACGCGTATTTCCAAACCCAACACCCAACAAGGAACTAACTATTGAAATGAAAGAGATGGGATTCTATACCGTCCGTATTTTTGACTTGTCCGGTCGGAAGATAGATCAATTTACGTTTGAAGGAATCGACTATCAGTTCATCGGTAATAATATAGCTGCTGGAATTTATATTCTGGAAATTCAACATCAGGATGAGATCCTCTTTAAAGAGAAGTTAATGATTCGGTAA